The genomic interval AACACCAACACcacaatcaccaccaccattaccaacATCAACACCACAGTCACCACCAACACCAACACCAACACCACAATCTTCATCACCATCATAAGCCCTACAGCTAACTCAGTGAAATTCCCCTTTCCATTCTCCCCTCTAAACctggttgtgatttttgcacctaGTTTTACTAAATGACTCTCACTCATTATTgggtatttttcaaactttttttaaatattagaaatcaCATGCATTATAGGtttgaaacacagaaaaaaggaaaaaaatctggatTATAAATGGTATTCATTAAGAgctgggctttggagtcagaaaactTCTTGCACCTTGGTTCTGGCACTCAGAAGTTATGTGACCCTGTGCAAAATATttaagctcagtttcctcatccacagTGAGGGTAATAACACACACCTGCAAGTGTCACTGTAgtggttaaatgagatcatgcagatAAAGTGCTTAGCAACAAGCATGGCACATTTTCAGCAATCAGAAGACGTAGCTACAATTATCTTCTATGATTCCACGACTAAGACGCAATCACTGATAAGATTTTGACacattccttctggtttttatgtcTACTTTCACAAACAGGGATCACAGCAAACATATATTAATGGTTAAGCATTCCGATTTTTTTACTtgacattaaaacaaaatataggtCTAGAGCCTCTGAACACttgacattttttcctcctagagtTGAGCCTTTGACCTTTGGCCCTTGCCATGTTGTTCCTCCCTACCCCTCTCCCCGTCGAGCACACTCAGTACTTGCTGGCCTCTGCAACCTAGTTTTCTTACCCATCACCTCCCAACTTGATTCTTGCCTCCTCTGCCTTCAGGGCTGTACACCTGCACAGCACAGGGCATTTGGAAGAATGAACAGAAGGGAGAGAAGATTCCTCGGTGCTTGCCAGGTGAGTGGAAACCCTCTGGGGCAACCCTCAGGGCCTTTAGCAGCCTGCAGGGCCTCAAAAGCAGTGTGGcccagaaaaaggaaacagaggagaagagaggagaatatcccaggagaaagcaagagagggGAAGAGTGCTGAATTCAATCCCGAAATGCCAGCATTTTCACTaagcagagaataaaaacaatggGAGACATCCtaggaagaaataaacaagaacaaGGGGtaagacgtggtggctcacacctgtaatcccagcactttgggaggccaaggtaggcagatcacctgaggtcaggagttcgagaccagtctggccaacaatggtgaaacccagcctctactaaaaatagaaaaattagccaagcatggtggcacatgcctgtagtcccagctacttgagtggctgaggcacaagaatcactcgaacccaggaggcggaggttgcagtgagctgaaatcgcgccactgcactccagcctgggcgacaaagcaaggagtctcaaaaaataaaagtaataattaaaaaaaaaaaaaaaaagaacaaggagagGAGCCTGTCAATAGGCCAATGACGGAGGTGTGGggatgggaggagaaagagaaaagagacagaagccAAAAAGAGAGGGCAAATACGGAGCTGGCTGGCCACAGAGGGAAGAGGTATGGGACCTGGAGCTGACTTGCCCttgtcttccctctctctccctcagtgTGTGGGAAGCCCGTGAACCCCGTGGAACAGAGGCAGCGCATCATCGGAGGGCAAAAAGCCAAGATGGGCAACTTCCCCTGGCAGGTGTTCACCAACATCCATGGGCGAGGGGGTGGAGCCCTGCTGGGCGACCGCTGGATTCTTACGGCTGCCCACACCCTGTATCCCAAGGAACACGAGGCGCAAAGCAACGCCTCCTTGGATGTGTTCCTGGGCCACACAAATGTGGAAGAGCTCATGAAGCTGGCCAATCACCCCATCCGCAGGGTCAGCATCCACCCGGACTACCGTCAGGATGAGTCCCACAATTTTGAGGGGGACATCGCCCTGCTGGAGCTGGAAAATAGTGTTACCTTGGGTCCCAACCTCCTCCCCATCTGCCTCCCTGACAACGAGACTTTCTATGACCTGGGCTTGATGGGCTATGTCAGTGGCTTTGGGGTCATGGAGGAGAAGATTGCTCATGACCTCAGGTTTGTCCGTCTGCCCGTAGCTAATCGAGAGGACTGTGAGACCTGGCTCCGGGGAAAGAATAGGATGGATGTGTTCTCTCAAAACATGTTCTGTGCTGGGCACCCGTCTCTAAAGCAGGATGCCTGCCAGGGGGATAGTGGGGGCGTTTTTGCAGTAAGGGACCCGAACACTGATCGCTGGATGGCAACGGGCATCGTGTCCTGGGGCATCGGGTGCAGCAAGGGCTATGGCTTCTACACCAAAGTGCTCAACTACGTGGATTGGATcaagaaagagatggaggaagaggacTGAGCCCAGAATTCGCTAGGTCCAAATCCAGAGAGCAgtgcgaaaaaaaaaaaaaaaaaactgaccagTTGTTGATAACCACTAAAAGTCTCTATTAAAATCACTGATGCAGaaagacagtgtggaaattctCTTTCCTATAGTCCCATTGACGTACTTTACCTGAAACAACCCAAAGAGGCCCTTTCTTTCTTCCGAGGATTGCAAAGGATGTAGTTATCAATCTCTAGCTGTCACTTTCCTTTTCCACTTTTATACCATTGGGTCATTGAATAtaactttttccaaataaaattttatgagaaATGCCAGCATGCAAAACGAGTcaaaagttgtatttattttatataaaaatattttgtaagaaaggtcatttttaaaatatttacttaggaAGGCAAGAAGAACAATTACGGTCatgtctgtgttttgttttgattgtacaatataaagaaaatgctgATTTTCCCACATGCGTAGTTGTAAATataacagctttttaaaatttttcaagacacactctcactctgtcgcccaggctg from Theropithecus gelada isolate Dixy unplaced genomic scaffold, Tgel_1.0 HiC_scaffold_1046, whole genome shotgun sequence carries:
- the LOC112616829 gene encoding complement C1r subcomponent, which produces LYTCTAQGIWKNEQKGEKIPRCLPVCGKPVNPVEQRQRIIGGQKAKMGNFPWQVFTNIHGRGGGALLGDRWILTAAHTLYPKEHEAQSNASLDVFLGHTNVEELMKLANHPIRRVSIHPDYRQDESHNFEGDIALLELENSVTLGPNLLPICLPDNETFYDLGLMGYVSGFGVMEEKIAHDLRFVRLPVANREDCETWLRGKNRMDVFSQNMFCAGHPSLKQDACQGDSGGVFAVRDPNTDRWMATGIVSWGIGCSKGYGFYTKVLNYVDWIKKEMEEED